A stretch of Lysinibacillus agricola DNA encodes these proteins:
- a CDS encoding immunity 22 family protein: MEIMSKVNVWIGISNVDNDIFNEYFKIDYSDPDMDIDDPKYKICEFCKDINEKVYDEDWIGVYWQDKLTDVDEFIEELSVEDETMVEIKKICIHKGLDKVNTMFYYFDPEIEITDVNKLYNGLHYIGLFDTDF, encoded by the coding sequence ATGGAAATAATGAGTAAGGTTAATGTTTGGATAGGAATTAGCAACGTAGATAACGATATCTTTAACGAGTATTTCAAAATCGATTATAGTGATCCAGACATGGATATTGATGATCCAAAATATAAGATATGTGAATTTTGTAAAGATATTAATGAAAAAGTGTATGACGAGGATTGGATTGGTGTCTACTGGCAAGATAAATTAACAGACGTGGATGAATTTATTGAGGAACTATCAGTAGAAGATGAGACGATGGTTGAAATAAAAAAGATCTGTATACACAAAGGATTAGACAAAGTAAACACAATGTTTTATTATTTCGATCCGGAAATAGAAATTACTGATGTTAATAAGCTTTATAACGGTCTGCATTATATAGGATTATTCGATACCGACTTTTAG
- a CDS encoding ankyrin repeat domain-containing protein, which produces MNKFDDTQLYALLNESNYEKINAFLQTYGLDSVDRAGRTFLMSAIVEGKEEIVNYLVNIGCNVNTKDKAGLTALHFAAIYDRYTIVKVLITHGAEIDAVDHIGNTPLWRAIMENSNETLTIRYLLENGADPNKINNRGIAPKDLLE; this is translated from the coding sequence ATGAATAAATTCGATGATACACAGCTGTATGCGTTATTAAATGAATCAAATTATGAGAAAATCAATGCGTTTTTACAAACATACGGCTTAGATAGTGTTGATAGGGCCGGACGTACGTTTTTGATGTCCGCAATCGTTGAAGGTAAAGAGGAAATTGTAAATTATCTTGTAAATATTGGATGTAATGTGAACACTAAAGATAAAGCGGGATTAACCGCACTGCATTTTGCAGCTATTTATGACAGATATACTATTGTTAAGGTTCTTATAACTCATGGTGCTGAAATTGATGCAGTTGACCACATAGGTAATACTCCCTTATGGAGAGCGATAATGGAAAATAGTAATGAAACATTAACTATAAGGTATCTATTAGAGAATGGGGCCGATCCCAATAAGATAAATAATCGTGGGATAGCACCAAAGGATTTACTCGAATAG
- a CDS encoding NAD(P)/FAD-dependent oxidoreductase, producing MRVYDCAIIGGGPAGLNAALLLGRTNRLVALFDTNNDHLAFELQESISRNGNAAIEFMQAAKEKLNQYPTIHSIVNQNVRVIKQSDNKLFKIYAEDGENFLAEKILLTDGAKIQTDIPNIELFYNKSIFTSPYSFGWELKGKKLIYINETSDVALNAKIIYNLSNDLIVATNGNEIKEKEKRELENKGINVITDKIQEVKGHNGELSSIVFQNGLEVEREAGFITPSAYTTNVIGQGFSCDFDEHGLIVVDHFGRTSEKNVYAAGDAAQPAPTEIVLSEATGIQVAKTINSDISSEKFKK from the coding sequence ATGAGAGTTTATGATTGTGCAATTATTGGTGGAGGGCCCGCAGGATTAAATGCAGCACTATTGTTAGGTAGAACAAACCGATTAGTAGCATTGTTTGATACAAATAATGACCACCTGGCGTTCGAGCTTCAAGAAAGTATTTCAAGAAATGGGAATGCCGCTATTGAATTCATGCAAGCAGCAAAAGAAAAATTAAATCAATATCCTACTATTCATTCTATCGTTAATCAAAATGTTAGGGTTATTAAACAATCAGACAATAAGCTTTTTAAAATTTATGCCGAAGATGGCGAGAATTTTCTTGCTGAAAAAATCCTACTGACAGATGGTGCTAAAATACAGACGGATATTCCAAATATTGAGTTATTCTATAATAAAAGTATTTTTACGTCTCCATATAGCTTTGGTTGGGAGTTAAAGGGTAAAAAGTTAATTTATATTAATGAAACTAGTGATGTTGCACTAAATGCAAAAATTATTTATAACTTATCAAATGATTTAATCGTGGCAACAAATGGTAATGAAATAAAGGAAAAAGAAAAAAGAGAATTAGAAAATAAAGGGATTAATGTGATTACTGATAAGATTCAAGAAGTAAAAGGACATAATGGGGAATTGAGTAGTATTGTCTTTCAAAATGGTTTAGAAGTAGAAAGGGAAGCTGGTTTTATTACCCCATCCGCTTACACAACAAATGTAATCGGGCAAGGATTTTCTTGTGATTTTGATGAGCACGGATTAATAGTTGTAGACCATTTTGGAAGAACATCGGAAAAAAATGTTTATGCAGCTGGAGATGCTGCTCAGCCTGCACCAACGGAAATCGTTCTTTCAGAGGCAACTGGAATACAAGTAGCAAAGACTATTAATTCAGATATTTCAAGTGAAAAGTTTAAAAAGTAA
- a CDS encoding TRM11 family SAM-dependent methyltransferase yields MSNEQNNNKFIYTYVHHVDEYDLCRMEMRSFFSFDSPSNYIISNIKIDPSRSPFIQDRLEVLYEENSIDNIKKLVKDLEVNEATFKVVCLNNMEIDETKKIPQSERRLLEREIGLCIEGEPDLNHPEIIFGVILIDGKWYFGKHMKSVSIWLKHLHKPHSYSTALSTRVARTVANIAVPQPQNIRAIDPCCGIGTVVIEALSMGINIEGRDINYNVCQGSRKNITYFGLTGNIILGPISEVKEHYDVAIIDLPYNLFTHTSTEDQFNILKHARRIADKVVVVTIETIDDMIEDAGFVIADRCIAKKQSFLRQILLCE; encoded by the coding sequence TTGAGCAACGAGCAAAATAATAATAAATTTATATACACATATGTACATCATGTTGACGAGTACGATCTATGTAGAATGGAGATGCGTTCATTTTTTAGTTTTGATTCCCCATCAAACTATATAATAAGCAATATTAAAATTGATCCAAGCCGCAGCCCTTTTATACAAGACAGACTTGAAGTGCTGTATGAAGAAAACAGCATAGATAACATCAAGAAATTGGTGAAGGATCTAGAAGTAAATGAAGCAACTTTTAAAGTGGTTTGTTTAAATAATATGGAAATCGATGAAACGAAGAAAATCCCTCAATCAGAGCGTCGATTGTTAGAACGTGAGATAGGATTATGTATTGAGGGGGAACCAGACCTAAATCATCCTGAAATTATATTTGGTGTTATTTTAATAGATGGAAAATGGTATTTTGGAAAGCATATGAAGAGTGTATCCATTTGGCTTAAACATTTACACAAGCCACACAGTTATTCAACGGCACTTAGTACTAGAGTAGCTCGTACTGTTGCAAATATTGCAGTTCCTCAGCCTCAAAATATTCGTGCAATCGACCCTTGTTGTGGTATAGGGACAGTAGTAATTGAAGCCCTTTCCATGGGAATTAATATTGAAGGGCGAGATATAAATTACAATGTTTGTCAGGGTTCCAGAAAAAACATCACTTATTTTGGGTTGACAGGCAATATTATATTAGGTCCAATCTCAGAAGTTAAAGAACATTATGATGTCGCTATCATTGATTTACCCTATAACTTATTTACGCATACATCAACCGAAGATCAATTTAATATTCTGAAACATGCTCGTCGGATTGCCGATAAGGTGGTTGTCGTTACAATTGAAACAATTGATGACATGATAGAAGATGCAGGTTTTGTTATAGCAGATCGATGCATTGCTAAAAAGCAATCGTTTTTACGTCAAATTTTATTATGTGAATAA
- a CDS encoding putative holin-like toxin codes for MTIFEAMMVAISFSSLIVSVIALSFTFTQKK; via the coding sequence ATGACTATTTTTGAAGCAATGATGGTTGCTATAAGTTTTTCATCGCTTATAGTTTCAGTAATTGCATTGTCGTTTACTTTTACACAAAAAAAGTAA
- a CDS encoding Rrf2 family transcriptional regulator, whose product MKYSKATNYALHTMLFLAKETPNKPVGVQQLAEMQNVSPTYLSKILTKLVKEGMINSVSGANGGYTLRHNWEDISFLDIINAIEGKSSLFDCCLYNDPKCVIKEVMLSAEEKLENELRNRKISDFVKK is encoded by the coding sequence ATGAAATATTCTAAAGCTACAAATTATGCACTACACACAATGCTTTTTCTTGCAAAGGAAACACCAAATAAACCAGTGGGTGTCCAACAATTAGCTGAGATGCAAAATGTTTCTCCCACATATTTGTCTAAAATCCTAACGAAGTTAGTAAAAGAGGGAATGATCAACTCTGTATCGGGTGCCAATGGTGGATATACACTTCGTCACAATTGGGAAGATATTTCATTTTTAGATATTATAAATGCAATTGAAGGCAAATCGTCTTTGTTTGATTGTTGTTTATACAACGATCCTAAGTGTGTAATAAAAGAAGTAATGCTATCTGCAGAAGAAAAACTGGAGAATGAGTTAAGAAACAGAAAAATATCGGATTTTGTGAAAAAATAG
- a CDS encoding thioredoxin family protein, with protein MSIAHVTTKQELEKHLKTKKIVLINFWAEWCNPCKMFGMVLNQFNEEFSDKVKILRVNVDKSPEIAAEFQVLGIPHSRLIIHNKLHEPIVGYVPFENLKQIVGV; from the coding sequence ATGTCAATTGCTCATGTCACAACAAAGCAAGAATTAGAAAAACACCTAAAAACTAAAAAGATTGTGTTAATAAATTTTTGGGCGGAGTGGTGTAACCCTTGTAAAATGTTCGGGATGGTTCTTAATCAATTCAATGAAGAATTCAGTGATAAGGTGAAGATTTTAAGGGTGAATGTTGATAAAAGCCCAGAGATTGCCGCGGAATTCCAGGTGCTTGGGATCCCTCACTCTCGTTTGATTATTCATAATAAATTACATGAACCAATTGTTGGATATGTTCCTTTTGAAAACCTAAAGCAGATTGTTGGAGTTTGA
- a CDS encoding DNA alkylation repair protein, with product MVVKEDVLNRKGARKASDIPNDVLILLNQGKIESVNLTEWQAVQHIVLVKNVLPSLGLEDKLEFILTEIEKQKVETGMKAIRLIGSLLDTVLMDEIDTKKEELIKICSHHVSDSVRCWAAFMNKNNDYSLEEKLLYIRPFAADHHFGVREIAWMSIREDLAANIKNSVDLLTEWAKSGDENIRRFSLESIRPRGVWTKHIEILKEEPQIALPILTVLKSDSSKYVQDSVGNWLNDASKTQPEWVINLCDEWQRESPTKATERIVKKAQRTIVKG from the coding sequence ATGGTTGTAAAAGAAGATGTTTTAAATAGAAAGGGAGCTAGAAAGGCTAGTGATATCCCTAATGACGTTTTAATATTGTTGAATCAAGGAAAAATAGAAAGTGTTAATTTAACGGAATGGCAAGCAGTTCAGCACATTGTATTAGTAAAAAATGTTCTACCATCATTAGGGCTAGAAGACAAGTTAGAATTTATACTAACGGAGATAGAAAAGCAAAAAGTTGAAACGGGAATGAAGGCAATTCGTTTAATAGGAAGTTTATTAGATACAGTCTTGATGGATGAAATTGATACAAAAAAAGAGGAGTTAATCAAAATATGCTCTCATCACGTATCGGATAGTGTCCGATGTTGGGCGGCATTTATGAATAAAAACAACGATTATTCTTTAGAAGAGAAGCTGTTGTATATCCGACCTTTCGCAGCAGATCATCATTTTGGCGTTCGGGAAATTGCTTGGATGTCAATTAGAGAGGACCTTGCAGCAAATATTAAGAATAGTGTAGACCTGTTAACAGAGTGGGCAAAAAGCGGAGATGAAAACATTCGTAGGTTCAGTTTAGAATCAATCCGTCCTCGCGGGGTATGGACAAAGCATATTGAAATATTAAAGGAAGAACCGCAAATTGCACTTCCTATTCTTACTGTACTTAAATCAGATTCGTCAAAGTATGTCCAAGATTCTGTCGGCAACTGGTTAAATGATGCTAGCAAAACTCAACCAGAGTGGGTAATAAACCTATGTGATGAATGGCAAAGAGAATCTCCGACCAAGGCAACTGAAAGAATCGTTAAAAAGGCTCAAAGAACAATAGTAAAAGGCTAA
- a CDS encoding DUF7716 domain-containing protein — protein MTEEKMSLISICNVLSHPEKNPETWFYLPPNSTEWNLNTKGVFSLDSFDFPTDSDDFLPEQVKNNGWIETLDGASIEDVIDNVNNQLENPTLDQLLQAFIFYFENDAFLVF, from the coding sequence ATGACGGAAGAAAAAATGAGTTTAATCAGTATTTGTAATGTATTATCACATCCAGAGAAAAATCCAGAGACTTGGTTTTATCTTCCTCCAAATTCAACGGAATGGAATTTAAATACAAAGGGGGTATTTTCACTAGATAGCTTTGATTTTCCAACTGATTCAGATGATTTTTTACCGGAACAAGTGAAAAATAATGGTTGGATAGAAACATTGGATGGAGCAAGTATTGAGGATGTAATTGATAATGTAAATAATCAATTAGAAAATCCAACACTAGATCAGTTACTCCAGGCGTTCATTTTTTATTTTGAAAACGATGCGTTTTTAGTTTTTTAA
- a CDS encoding SMI1/KNR4 family protein: protein MKITEIIKKIEQDRNCRLVKRITDFRSELALPKDLNYFFSNYDSLQMFVNKPYGIKIVSSNEFMPTSKRLYPEDDVIWEELEGDISNEWYLIAESEQINQYISIDMSKSHFGYCYDSFLETHATPGDSQIIAKSFSELLEQLYSSKGENWFWLAENFELYGDAYDGR, encoded by the coding sequence ATGAAGATAACAGAGATTATTAAAAAAATTGAACAGGATCGTAATTGTAGACTTGTCAAAAGGATTACAGATTTCAGGAGTGAATTAGCTCTTCCGAAAGATTTGAATTATTTTTTTAGCAATTATGACTCCTTACAGATGTTTGTAAATAAGCCCTATGGAATAAAAATAGTTTCTTCAAATGAGTTTATGCCAACTAGTAAAAGGCTTTACCCAGAGGATGATGTAATTTGGGAGGAACTCGAAGGGGATATTAGTAATGAATGGTATCTTATTGCAGAATCTGAACAAATCAACCAATACATAAGCATTGATATGAGCAAGTCTCATTTTGGTTATTGCTATGATAGTTTCTTGGAAACTCATGCAACACCAGGGGATAGTCAGATTATTGCTAAAAGCTTTTCGGAACTGTTGGAGCAATTATACTCTAGTAAAGGTGAAAATTGGTTTTGGTTGGCTGAAAATTTCGAGTTATATGGGGATGCTTATGATGGCAGATGA
- a CDS encoding SET domain-containing protein — MIEIKTSPISDGEFNRGVFAKCDIKKGELLHEAPVISYPNEQHQYVEQTLLGDYAFEYGIGQSAILLGYGMLFNHSYEPNAIYEINFKNRTFDFFAFTDIKAGDEILINYNGDVDDKELLWFDQE, encoded by the coding sequence ATGATTGAGATAAAAACATCTCCAATAAGTGATGGAGAATTCAATAGAGGCGTATTTGCTAAATGTGATATCAAAAAAGGAGAGCTTTTACACGAAGCACCTGTCATTTCTTATCCAAACGAACAGCATCAATACGTTGAGCAAACCTTACTCGGTGATTACGCATTTGAGTATGGGATAGGTCAATCTGCTATCCTTCTTGGTTATGGAATGTTGTTTAACCATTCTTATGAACCTAATGCAATTTATGAGATTAATTTTAAAAATCGCACATTTGACTTCTTTGCTTTCACAGATATTAAAGCAGGAGATGAAATTCTAATCAATTATAATGGCGATGTTGATGACAAAGAGCTACTGTGGTTTGATCAAGAATAA
- a CDS encoding NAD(P)/FAD-dependent oxidoreductase: MELFDCAIIGAGGAGLNASLILGRSRKKVALFDNGTNRNRVTQESHGFLTRDGIKPAEFKEIALNDVKKYPSVHFYQNTVRNITKQSNGLFKIETLEDVEYVAERIIVATGVQEEFPSVPDIKKYYGKSLFSCPTCDGWELRDQPLIIISENEEQTLFKGKLVYNWSEDLVIATNGHELSAPTLNELQRKDIAVITEPIQHLNGEDGYLKKIVFSSGLEIERAGGFIVPNFVRPNQFAEQLGCQFNENGSIVVDESGRTSLENVYAAGETAKLGQSSLIVAAAEGYKAAMAIVFDSTI, from the coding sequence ATGGAATTATTTGATTGTGCAATTATAGGTGCAGGTGGCGCTGGACTAAATGCAAGCTTGATTTTAGGAAGGTCTCGGAAAAAAGTCGCGTTATTTGATAATGGAACAAATCGAAATCGTGTGACTCAGGAATCACATGGATTTCTTACACGTGATGGAATTAAACCAGCAGAGTTTAAAGAAATAGCTTTGAATGATGTAAAAAAGTACCCATCAGTTCATTTTTATCAAAACACAGTTAGGAATATAACAAAACAATCAAACGGTTTGTTTAAAATTGAGACGTTAGAAGATGTAGAGTATGTTGCAGAAAGAATTATAGTAGCGACAGGTGTTCAAGAGGAATTCCCCTCGGTTCCGGATATTAAAAAGTATTATGGGAAAAGTTTATTTAGCTGCCCAACTTGTGATGGATGGGAATTGAGAGATCAACCCCTAATTATTATTTCAGAAAATGAAGAACAGACTCTTTTTAAAGGAAAGCTTGTTTATAACTGGTCAGAGGATTTAGTGATAGCCACAAATGGTCATGAACTTTCTGCTCCGACATTGAATGAACTACAAAGAAAAGATATAGCTGTCATTACGGAACCTATTCAGCATCTAAATGGTGAGGATGGTTATTTAAAGAAAATAGTGTTTAGTTCGGGACTTGAAATCGAAAGAGCTGGAGGCTTTATAGTACCTAATTTTGTGCGTCCAAATCAATTTGCAGAGCAGCTCGGTTGTCAATTTAATGAAAATGGTAGCATTGTTGTCGATGAGTCAGGGCGTACGTCACTGGAAAATGTTTATGCAGCAGGGGAGACAGCTAAATTAGGCCAGTCTTCATTAATTGTTGCTGCTGCTGAAGGATATAAAGCGGCGATGGCAATTGTTTTCGACAGTACAATTTGA
- a CDS encoding M23 family metallopeptidase: MIDAREPIIVEFPLRGEWHSPNTPGTKIPSHGTNKLGARYAYDFIQVDWERKGWPAYRVSLAQYLLFGVPLDEYYCWGQDVYAPCDGIIVQAEDGYKERTRTKLLSDMSNAYKNAHYFDPKKDDIQSVAGNYIIIKCGDNVYAGLVHLQTGSIQVSVGESVKKGEVIGRVGHSGNSFAPHLHFQLMDSSDIATANGLPLAFEQYELFKNGIWEKVNNGIPTNKDRIRFQKSDEWD, encoded by the coding sequence ATGATTGATGCGCGTGAGCCAATAATTGTAGAGTTTCCTTTGAGAGGAGAATGGCACTCTCCTAACACTCCAGGGACAAAAATTCCGAGTCACGGCACAAACAAATTAGGAGCAAGATATGCTTATGACTTTATACAAGTGGATTGGGAAAGAAAGGGCTGGCCCGCCTATCGCGTTAGTTTGGCGCAATATCTACTTTTTGGGGTTCCCTTAGATGAATATTATTGTTGGGGGCAAGACGTATATGCTCCTTGCGATGGGATCATTGTCCAAGCAGAGGATGGTTATAAAGAACGAACACGAACAAAATTGCTTTCAGATATGTCTAACGCTTATAAAAATGCTCATTATTTCGACCCGAAGAAAGACGACATACAATCAGTTGCTGGCAACTACATCATTATAAAATGTGGCGACAATGTATATGCTGGATTAGTCCATCTTCAAACAGGGTCAATTCAGGTTTCAGTTGGTGAAAGTGTAAAAAAAGGTGAAGTTATTGGTAGAGTTGGTCATTCAGGTAACTCCTTTGCTCCGCATTTGCATTTTCAACTTATGGATAGTAGTGACATAGCTACTGCAAACGGATTGCCTCTTGCTTTTGAACAATACGAATTATTTAAAAATGGCATATGGGAAAAAGTAAATAATGGGATTCCAACAAATAAGGATAGAATTAGATTTCAAAAATCTGATGAATGGGATTAA
- a CDS encoding immunity 22 family protein, whose amino-acid sequence MYMSKVHVWVGINNADDETFEKYFELDYDDPDMDIDDPLYKVCQFCLDINEKWYDEDCIGVYKEDSTLDVRIALEELSVSQETLLEIQDICIKKGLEEVNAMFYYMDSEIDVVDKNKLYNGLSYIGEFDTNL is encoded by the coding sequence ATGTATATGTCTAAAGTACATGTATGGGTAGGTATTAATAATGCTGATGATGAAACTTTTGAAAAATACTTTGAATTAGACTATGATGATCCAGATATGGATATTGATGATCCTCTTTATAAAGTGTGTCAATTTTGTCTGGATATAAATGAAAAATGGTATGATGAAGACTGTATAGGAGTTTACAAGGAAGATAGTACGTTAGATGTTCGTATAGCATTGGAAGAGTTATCGGTATCGCAGGAAACATTGTTAGAAATACAGGACATTTGTATTAAAAAAGGATTAGAAGAAGTAAATGCTATGTTTTATTACATGGATTCAGAGATAGATGTCGTCGATAAAAACAAACTTTATAATGGATTAAGTTATATTGGAGAATTTGATACAAATTTATAA
- a CDS encoding MerR family transcriptional regulator, with the protein MYTIGQVANFLGVSRDTLKFYEEKELVKPKQNIENGYRKYSHLDIYDITTVNFYREIDIEIKKIQELRKSKSIDGIQSLLEEKEQEVLLEIEYKKLLLKKIQIVKEDCKNIKQFLGEYIVKEMKPLEIKGEIEHFTAYEEYDTLKKNAESLKKAVTLTSLRRVIHFNEKGIIEDKFIIVRKVEGTDEEIEGEILSHPKCIYTIIEDGRWSTGGENIDQHVEANLRKLAIEKGYELLGQVYINLLLTTYEDGLERVFLEIYAPIK; encoded by the coding sequence ATGTACACAATTGGGCAAGTAGCTAATTTTTTAGGTGTATCCAGAGATACCTTGAAATTTTATGAGGAGAAGGAATTAGTAAAGCCAAAGCAAAATATTGAGAATGGGTATAGAAAATATAGTCATTTAGATATTTATGATATTACAACAGTAAATTTCTATAGAGAAATTGATATTGAAATTAAAAAAATCCAAGAATTAAGAAAAAGTAAGAGTATTGATGGAATTCAATCATTATTAGAAGAAAAAGAACAAGAGGTTTTACTGGAAATAGAGTATAAAAAACTTCTATTGAAAAAGATTCAAATAGTAAAAGAAGATTGTAAGAATATCAAACAATTCTTAGGAGAGTACATAGTTAAGGAAATGAAACCTTTAGAAATAAAGGGAGAGATAGAACATTTTACTGCGTATGAAGAATATGACACTTTAAAAAAGAATGCAGAGAGTTTAAAAAAAGCAGTTACGCTCACATCTTTAAGAAGAGTCATCCATTTCAATGAAAAAGGTATTATAGAAGATAAGTTTATAATTGTAAGAAAAGTGGAAGGCACAGATGAAGAAATAGAAGGTGAAATTCTATCCCATCCAAAATGTATTTATACAATTATTGAAGATGGCAGATGGTCAACTGGTGGAGAAAATATTGATCAACACGTGGAAGCGAATTTAAGAAAGCTTGCAATAGAAAAAGGGTATGAGCTTTTGGGGCAAGTTTATATAAATCTATTACTGACCACTTATGAAGATGGTCTTGAACGGGTATTTTTAGAGATTTATGCACCTATCAAGTGA
- a CDS encoding NDxxF motif lipoprotein, whose product MKRFTLYLLMAFTVVLLCACSNDTTPDEESNEESNKESKGNSVSNVPVKIPDDLFVSNKKNENISEDEMKASIKKYMDYSHVIDKEMETIVYKYEDASESDRKKLNKLMDEGKQNDANFNDFLNNNTIPDDYKEPSKTIYEFVSSIRETLTQFDEEIVGAVENGSLTDISDFASEHFSKANGRQQLKIEKFLDEKKIKTTYFDE is encoded by the coding sequence ATGAAAAGATTTACTTTATATCTATTAATGGCATTCACTGTTGTATTGCTGTGTGCTTGTTCAAACGATACAACGCCTGACGAAGAGAGCAATGAAGAAAGCAATAAAGAAAGTAAAGGAAATTCCGTTAGCAATGTACCTGTTAAAATTCCAGACGATCTATTTGTTTCTAATAAAAAGAATGAAAATATTAGTGAAGATGAAATGAAAGCAAGTATAAAAAAGTATATGGATTATAGTCATGTAATCGATAAAGAAATGGAAACAATTGTTTATAAATATGAGGATGCTTCTGAATCGGATCGGAAAAAATTAAATAAATTAATGGATGAAGGGAAACAGAATGATGCGAATTTCAATGATTTTTTAAATAATAATACTATCCCTGATGATTATAAAGAACCTTCAAAGACAATTTATGAATTTGTTTCATCCATCAGGGAAACTTTAACACAATTTGATGAGGAAATTGTTGGAGCGGTTGAAAATGGTAGTTTGACAGATATATCAGATTTTGCTTCAGAGCATTTTTCTAAAGCGAACGGAAGGCAGCAACTAAAAATTGAAAAATTTTTGGACGAGAAAAAAATTAAAACTACATATTTCGATGAATAG
- a CDS encoding DinB family protein: MDLEDWRTSRIFPHCDVTPEWVIYHLLEHESHHRGQIFQMLAILNSHLS; encoded by the coding sequence ATGGACTTAGAAGATTGGCGTACATCTAGAATTTTCCCTCATTGCGATGTCACACCTGAGTGGGTTATTTACCACCTCCTTGAACACGAGTCACATCATAGGGGACAGATTTTTCAGATGCTTGCAATTTTAAACTCACATTTATCATGA
- a CDS encoding GNAT family N-acetyltransferase, with amino-acid sequence MHLFSQTITDNWKSQFLNGDVIYSNGIFTVTINPDLSEDSRVMVLETTDGRVLAVLTPEMADKLDLSKGQELSELDFRQKLNEGGVTLHGADYLFYFSKTEKNVLLQENQEGTLRQLTEQDDLIFSEFESSASEQDLDDAYVELDHWAVFGSFEQNRLVCAASMYPWEEDVQIADLGVLTLTSFRGKGHARKVVRSICKYAFEQGYEPQYRCQLDNEASMFLAKAAGLTLFGKWDVISPDCTVGESQ; translated from the coding sequence ATGCATTTATTTTCACAAACAATAACTGACAATTGGAAGTCGCAATTTCTAAACGGAGACGTTATCTACAGCAATGGAATCTTTACTGTCACCATCAACCCTGACCTGAGCGAAGATAGTCGGGTCATGGTACTGGAAACTACTGACGGCCGGGTTTTGGCAGTCCTGACGCCTGAGATGGCTGATAAGTTAGATCTTTCTAAAGGACAAGAACTGTCTGAGCTGGACTTCCGCCAGAAATTGAATGAAGGAGGAGTTACACTGCATGGCGCAGACTATCTTTTTTATTTTTCAAAAACAGAAAAGAACGTCTTGCTGCAAGAAAACCAGGAAGGTACATTGCGCCAATTAACTGAGCAAGATGATCTGATTTTCTCAGAGTTCGAATCCTCCGCCTCGGAACAAGACTTGGATGACGCTTATGTGGAGTTGGATCACTGGGCAGTGTTTGGGTCTTTTGAGCAAAATCGCTTGGTCTGTGCTGCCAGCATGTATCCTTGGGAAGAAGATGTGCAAATTGCAGATCTAGGTGTATTGACTTTAACGTCCTTTAGAGGAAAAGGTCATGCACGCAAAGTGGTACGTTCAATCTGTAAGTACGCCTTTGAGCAGGGGTACGAACCACAGTACAGATGTCAGCTCGATAATGAGGCTTCTATGTTTCTAGCAAAAGCGGCAGGTTTGACGCTGTTTGGAAAGTGGGATGTCATTTCTCCTGATTGCACTGTCGGAGAATCCCAGTAG
- a CDS encoding DUF4303 domain-containing protein, with translation MDIVIVIYNQVPVFLLQAIYLEKRDALEEENFDKFEEKLHTTMISVLDNLHNEKVFCKNKDDITVFILMSDDERTEEVENYSARSLNSEKVYKEFLKRFDNIV, from the coding sequence GTGGATATAGTAATAGTCATTTACAATCAGGTGCCAGTATTTCTGTTGCAAGCTATTTATTTAGAGAAAAGAGATGCCTTAGAAGAAGAAAACTTTGATAAATTTGAAGAGAAGCTTCATACAACTATGATTTCAGTGCTTGATAATCTTCATAACGAGAAAGTTTTTTGTAAAAATAAAGATGATATTACGGTCTTCATTTTGATGTCTGATGACGAAAGAACTGAAGAAGTTGAGAATTATTCAGCTAGGTCGTTAAATTCAGAAAAAGTCTACAAGGAGTTCTTAAAAAGATTTGATAATATCGTATAG